A genomic segment from Klebsiella africana encodes:
- the mrkD gene encoding type 3 fimbria adhesin subunit MrkD: MSLRKLLTLFIVLMALGTTSSWAVCTRLSSPTVMLDMVVGRVVVPPDLPVGSVILTRDWTMSAPGGASYRCTSGTNRFAAKIVAPGATDLGNKIYSTNVPGIGMRFSRGGATVNIVYPDVFSSRVSGTTSYSLEGSRFTLEIIKTAATTGSGTLAAGKYTSYDWESGGNPILETYLSANAITVVSPSCTVMSGKNMNVDVGSIRRSDLKGVGTTAGGKDFNIDLQCSGGLSETGYANISTSFSGTLATSTTATMGALLNEKAGSGMAKGVGIQVLKDGTPLQFNKKYTVGRLNNQETRYITIPLHARFYQYGPTTSTGEVESHMIFNLTYD, encoded by the coding sequence ATGTCGCTGAGGAAATTACTGACGCTTTTTATCGTCTTAATGGCGCTGGGAACCACCTCGTCCTGGGCCGTCTGTACGCGTCTCTCTTCGCCAACGGTGATGCTGGACATGGTGGTGGGCAGGGTGGTGGTGCCCCCGGATCTGCCGGTGGGATCGGTGATCCTCACCCGCGACTGGACGATGAGCGCCCCCGGCGGCGCGAGCTATCGCTGTACCTCCGGCACCAACCGCTTTGCGGCGAAGATTGTTGCGCCAGGGGCCACGGACCTCGGGAATAAAATCTATTCCACCAACGTGCCGGGTATCGGCATGCGTTTCAGCCGCGGCGGCGCGACGGTCAATATCGTCTATCCCGACGTCTTTTCGTCGCGGGTATCGGGTACTACCAGCTATTCGCTGGAGGGGTCGCGCTTTACGCTGGAGATAATCAAAACCGCGGCAACTACCGGCAGCGGCACTCTGGCGGCGGGGAAATACACCTCCTATGACTGGGAGAGCGGCGGTAACCCGATCCTCGAAACCTATTTAAGCGCCAACGCCATCACCGTGGTTTCGCCCTCCTGTACGGTGATGAGCGGGAAGAATATGAATGTCGATGTGGGCTCCATCCGGCGCAGCGATCTGAAAGGTGTGGGAACCACTGCGGGCGGGAAAGATTTTAATATCGATCTGCAGTGCAGCGGCGGTTTGAGTGAAACCGGGTATGCCAACATCAGCACCTCGTTCTCCGGAACGCTGGCTACCAGCACTACAGCGACCATGGGCGCCTTGCTGAATGAAAAGGCTGGCAGCGGCATGGCGAAAGGCGTCGGTATCCAGGTGCTGAAGGATGGAACGCCGCTGCAGTTTAATAAGAAATACACCGTCGGCCGCTTGAACAACCAGGAGACTCGCTACATCACCATACCGCTGCACGCGCGCTTTTATCAGTATGGCCCGACGACCAGTACCGGCGAGGTGGAGTCGCATATGATCTTTAACCTGACGTACGATTAA
- the mrkF gene encoding type 3 fimbria minor subunit MrkF, which yields MKGLPKHTIAWLLFCGCLAAPSAWGFETNYDRGRVDFAGRVTDISCSVALNGGQHAGSGNVWLAPVSLAEVHDRGAGAFMKPQPFTLALSNCQLRHDGGAASQDEVRRVSVRWVDGFLLTAVGNENAGYLANTLPDGAQNIYLALSTNDNNTLDKSNKIVPTDPQQNQVRLQESAVSGGLFTYYVGYVSPTPKSATSGPITSWATWELVYN from the coding sequence ATGAAGGGATTGCCGAAACACACTATCGCGTGGCTGCTGTTTTGTGGCTGCCTCGCCGCCCCCTCGGCGTGGGGTTTTGAGACCAATTATGACCGGGGACGTGTCGATTTTGCCGGGCGGGTAACAGATATCTCCTGCAGCGTTGCGCTAAACGGGGGTCAGCATGCTGGCAGCGGTAATGTCTGGCTGGCGCCGGTCAGCCTGGCGGAAGTCCACGATCGCGGGGCCGGGGCGTTTATGAAACCGCAGCCGTTTACCCTGGCACTGTCAAACTGCCAGCTGCGCCATGACGGTGGGGCCGCCTCGCAGGATGAGGTGCGTCGGGTCAGCGTGCGCTGGGTCGATGGTTTTTTACTGACGGCGGTTGGCAACGAAAACGCCGGCTATCTGGCCAATACCTTGCCAGATGGTGCGCAGAATATTTATCTGGCGCTATCGACTAACGATAATAATACGCTGGATAAGAGTAATAAAATTGTCCCGACGGACCCGCAGCAAAATCAGGTGCGTTTGCAGGAAAGCGCGGTCAGCGGCGGCCTGTTTACTTATTACGTTGGCTATGTTTCGCCCACGCCAAAAAGCGCCACCAGCGGGCCGATTACCAGCTGGGCAACGTGGGAATTAGTTTATAATTAA
- the mrkJ gene encoding cyclic-di-GMP phosphodiesterase MrkJ — translation MNTKISEDNISSRNDIAVRYVFQKMFSPQGTLVAVECLSRFDNLSISPEDFFRHATAAVRERIFLEQLALIEKHKAWFLRNHISATINVDDHILNLLRQKDIKAKVAALTCVHFEVTENAENLLHNSLAAWQNPQDTSLWLDDFGSGYAGINAIRGYHFDYVKIDKDFFWHLMRKESGRQLMDALVTFLSRNHHNVIIEGVESEAHKEWLQGMEWFAIQGHYWREVSIEQLVADDIAM, via the coding sequence ATGAACACTAAAATATCCGAAGACAACATTTCATCTCGTAATGATATCGCTGTACGCTACGTCTTTCAGAAAATGTTTTCCCCACAAGGCACTCTGGTCGCGGTGGAATGTTTAAGCCGCTTTGATAATCTTTCTATTTCCCCCGAAGATTTTTTCCGCCATGCTACCGCCGCTGTTCGGGAACGTATTTTTCTCGAACAACTGGCGCTGATTGAAAAGCATAAAGCATGGTTTTTACGTAACCATATTTCCGCAACAATTAACGTTGATGACCATATCCTGAACCTGTTGCGCCAGAAGGATATAAAAGCCAAAGTCGCCGCCCTGACCTGCGTCCATTTTGAGGTAACCGAAAACGCCGAGAATCTGCTGCATAATTCTCTTGCCGCCTGGCAGAATCCACAGGATACCTCCCTGTGGCTCGACGACTTCGGCTCCGGCTACGCCGGGATTAATGCTATTCGCGGTTATCATTTTGACTATGTGAAAATTGATAAGGATTTTTTCTGGCACCTGATGCGCAAAGAGTCCGGCCGTCAGTTGATGGATGCGCTGGTGACCTTTTTATCGCGCAATCATCATAATGTGATTATTGAAGGTGTAGAAAGCGAAGCCCATAAAGAATGGCTGCAGGGAATGGAGTGGTTTGCTATCCAGGGACATTACTGGCGGGAAGTCAGTATTGAACAACTGGTCGCCGACGATATTGCCATGTAA
- the mrkI gene encoding transcriptional regulator MrkI, whose protein sequence is MDSILLYTNDNLIGHSIYHYLIDSDENATRLSYEDFLHGNHNPDAQTVIFNLINKDISVIRLVGLLNTLRFSLLRYQQPVLVVKSEIAGLCRELIKIDNAMIITEKSPLTLFASIAQRASGVSQLPPQRLRKQLSQRECQILELLIANNNNKRIAALLGIAHKTVHSHRIHIMQKLGIDNSRTMNQRIAALHQC, encoded by the coding sequence TTGGACAGTATATTGTTGTACACCAATGATAATCTTATTGGTCATTCAATCTATCACTACCTTATTGATAGCGATGAAAATGCCACCCGTCTGAGCTATGAGGATTTTCTCCATGGGAATCATAATCCGGACGCTCAGACGGTTATTTTCAATTTAATCAATAAGGATATTTCTGTCATCAGACTGGTGGGCTTGTTGAATACGCTGCGCTTTTCCCTGCTGCGCTACCAGCAGCCGGTGCTGGTGGTAAAAAGCGAGATTGCCGGGCTGTGCAGGGAGTTGATAAAGATTGATAATGCGATGATTATTACTGAAAAATCACCACTCACCCTGTTTGCCTCTATCGCCCAGCGCGCGAGCGGCGTCAGTCAACTACCACCGCAGCGATTGCGCAAACAGCTGTCGCAACGCGAATGCCAGATACTGGAATTATTGATTGCCAACAATAACAATAAGCGTATTGCGGCCCTGCTCGGTATTGCCCATAAAACGGTTCATAGCCACCGAATCCATATCATGCAAAAACTGGGTATAGATAATTCCCGTACCATGAATCAGCGTATTGCCGCCCTGCATCAATGTTAA
- the mrkH gene encoding transcriptional activator MrkH — MTEGTIKTSKYEIIAIFREELRKRTEIEIFFNNTSIITQLTRVDFAEFHIQTHRKIPSGHKTRFLLHSDSGKIEFNATLTKHDNSGVDKGIRYAFSLPECLQVVQRRRDPRFRLRHEHDFYCRGRHKNGENYLFEIKDISDGGCALITKTPNLKFLSHNALLKNAVLMLAEYGEITIDLMVKNVIVITLDNTNEESESYYQISCQFKFRHLDDQRRIEKILLDLILEAKRKKRI, encoded by the coding sequence ATGACAGAGGGAACGATAAAGACCAGTAAGTATGAAATTATTGCTATTTTCCGCGAGGAGTTGCGCAAACGTACTGAAATTGAAATATTTTTTAACAACACCAGTATCATTACCCAACTAACACGCGTGGATTTTGCCGAGTTTCATATTCAGACCCATCGTAAAATCCCGTCAGGCCATAAGACTCGCTTTCTCCTGCATAGTGATTCAGGGAAAATAGAGTTTAATGCAACGCTGACAAAACATGACAATAGCGGTGTGGACAAGGGTATCCGCTATGCTTTTTCATTGCCTGAATGCCTCCAGGTCGTACAGCGTCGCCGCGATCCCCGCTTTCGTTTACGCCATGAACATGACTTTTATTGTCGCGGCCGCCATAAGAATGGCGAAAACTATCTTTTCGAGATCAAAGACATTTCTGACGGCGGTTGCGCATTGATAACCAAGACGCCAAATCTGAAATTCCTCAGCCATAACGCGTTGCTGAAAAACGCCGTACTGATGCTGGCGGAATATGGTGAGATCACCATCGACCTGATGGTAAAGAATGTCATTGTTATCACCCTGGATAACACCAATGAAGAGAGCGAAAGTTACTATCAGATATCCTGTCAGTTTAAGTTTCGCCATCTCGATGACCAACGCAGAATAGAGAAGATACTGCTGGACCTGATCTTAGAAGCCAAGCGCAAAAAGAGAATCTGA
- a CDS encoding oxidoreductase, translated as MSSVTLSGRGTLGDRQVYRLGYGAMQLAGPGVFGPPKDPEEAVRVLQAAVEAGVNHIDTSDFYGPHITNQLIRKALHPYPDDLCIVTKVSARRDEKGNWLPAMSPAELTQAVEDNLRHLGLDVLEVVNLRSMLSPHGPVEGSLEAPLATLLELKERGLIRHIGLSNVTAKQVADAQKMTPIVCVQNLYNIAHRADDALVDALAAQHIAWVPFFPLGGFTPLQAQELNDVAASLAATPMQVALAWLLQRSPNILLIPGTSSRTHLAENIAAAELALPAEALRILDNIAASTHP; from the coding sequence ATGTCCAGTGTCACCTTATCCGGTCGCGGCACGCTCGGCGATCGCCAGGTTTATCGGTTGGGTTATGGCGCAATGCAGCTGGCTGGCCCCGGCGTCTTCGGCCCGCCGAAAGATCCCGAGGAGGCGGTGCGCGTACTGCAGGCCGCCGTCGAGGCCGGAGTCAACCATATCGATACCTCTGATTTTTACGGGCCGCATATTACCAATCAGCTGATCCGCAAAGCGCTCCACCCCTACCCTGACGATCTGTGCATTGTCACCAAGGTCAGCGCCCGCCGTGACGAGAAAGGCAACTGGCTGCCGGCCATGTCGCCTGCCGAACTGACCCAGGCCGTCGAGGACAATTTGCGTCATCTGGGGCTCGACGTGCTGGAGGTGGTCAATTTGCGCAGTATGCTGAGCCCCCATGGCCCGGTGGAAGGGTCGCTGGAGGCGCCGCTCGCTACGTTGCTGGAGCTTAAGGAGCGGGGTTTGATCCGCCATATCGGCCTGAGTAACGTGACGGCGAAACAGGTCGCCGATGCACAGAAAATGACGCCCATCGTCTGCGTACAAAACCTCTATAACATCGCCCATCGCGCCGACGACGCGCTGGTGGACGCGCTCGCCGCCCAGCACATCGCCTGGGTGCCCTTCTTCCCGCTGGGCGGTTTTACACCGCTGCAGGCACAAGAGCTGAACGACGTCGCGGCCTCGCTTGCGGCAACGCCGATGCAGGTCGCCCTCGCCTGGCTGCTCCAGCGTTCGCCTAATATTTTGTTGATCCCCGGCACCTCATCCCGGACGCACCTGGCGGAAAATATAGCCGCCGCCGAACTGGCCCTGCCGGCGGAGGCCTTGCGTATTCTGGATAATATTGCTGCCAGTACGCACCCCTGA
- a CDS encoding amino acid permease, giving the protein MSKIWSKEETLWSFALYGTAVGAGTLFLPIQLGSAGAIVLFITALVAWPLTYWPHKALSQFILSANIAPGTGITGAVNHYYGKKIGNLITGLYFLAFFVVVLIYAVAITNSLAEQVAHHMPMTPALRALLSLGVVLVLNLIFLMGRQVTIKVMGFLVFPLIACFLFLSLYLIRDWHPEHLTSQMQFSTQTLHQVWISIPVMVFAFSHTPIISTFAIDQQEKHGDLAMGKCKKIMKVAYTIICASVLFFVFSCLLAIPATYIETARDQGVTILSALSMVPGAPGWLAVTGIIVAVVAMSKSFLGTYFGVIEGASEIVKSSLGLLGVRKSRAFNRAMSILLVSAFTFAVCFINPNAISMIYAISGPLIAMILFIMPTLSTWLIPALKPYRSVGNAITLAVGLLCVSVMFFG; this is encoded by the coding sequence ATGTCTAAAATTTGGTCTAAAGAAGAAACTCTTTGGAGTTTTGCCTTATATGGCACTGCAGTAGGCGCTGGGACGCTATTTCTACCGATCCAGCTGGGTTCGGCTGGCGCCATTGTCCTTTTCATCACCGCGCTGGTAGCGTGGCCGCTCACTTACTGGCCCCATAAAGCGTTAAGCCAGTTTATTCTTTCGGCCAATATCGCGCCGGGCACCGGGATCACCGGCGCGGTCAATCACTATTATGGTAAGAAAATTGGCAACCTGATCACTGGCCTCTACTTCCTCGCCTTCTTTGTGGTAGTGCTCATCTACGCCGTGGCCATCACCAACTCGCTGGCCGAGCAGGTGGCGCATCACATGCCGATGACGCCTGCGCTGCGGGCGCTGCTGAGCCTGGGCGTTGTGCTGGTTCTCAATCTGATCTTTCTCATGGGACGGCAGGTCACCATTAAGGTGATGGGCTTTCTGGTCTTCCCGCTTATCGCCTGCTTCCTGTTCCTCTCCCTTTATTTAATCCGCGACTGGCATCCGGAGCATCTCACCAGCCAGATGCAGTTCAGCACTCAAACCCTCCACCAGGTCTGGATCTCCATTCCCGTGATGGTTTTCGCTTTTAGCCATACGCCGATCATCTCGACTTTTGCTATCGACCAGCAGGAGAAACACGGCGACCTGGCCATGGGTAAATGCAAAAAAATCATGAAGGTGGCCTACACCATCATCTGCGCCAGCGTGCTGTTTTTTGTTTTCAGCTGCCTGCTGGCGATCCCGGCGACCTATATAGAGACCGCCCGCGATCAGGGAGTGACCATCCTCTCCGCCCTGTCGATGGTGCCGGGCGCACCGGGCTGGCTGGCGGTAACCGGCATCATCGTCGCCGTGGTCGCCATGTCGAAATCGTTTCTCGGCACCTACTTCGGGGTGATTGAAGGCGCCAGCGAAATCGTCAAAAGCTCGCTGGGCCTGCTGGGCGTACGCAAGAGCCGCGCCTTCAACCGGGCAATGTCGATCCTGCTGGTTTCCGCCTTCACCTTTGCGGTGTGCTTCATCAACCCGAATGCTATCTCCATGATCTACGCCATCAGCGGGCCGCTTATCGCCATGATCCTGTTTATTATGCCCACGCTGTCGACCTGGCTCATACCGGCGCTGAAGCCGTACCGCTCGGTGGGTAACGCCATTACGCTGGCGGTCGGCCTGCTCTGCGTCTCCGTGATGTTCTTCGGCTAA
- a CDS encoding multidrug/biocide efflux PACE transporter — protein sequence MQQTPHQRKTLTERVIHAITFEGLATLILAPTAAWLMQRSVVEMGGLSILLATLAMVWNIIYNAAFDRLWPVARFPRQLKVRALHALGFETGFVIIGVTMVAIVLGVSLLQAFMLEIGFMLFFLPYTMAFNWVWDTLRERVIRHRRPRQAARG from the coding sequence ATGCAACAGACCCCACATCAGCGCAAGACGCTCACCGAACGCGTTATCCATGCCATCACCTTCGAAGGACTGGCGACGCTGATCCTCGCCCCCACCGCCGCCTGGCTAATGCAGCGCTCGGTGGTGGAGATGGGCGGGCTGAGCATTCTGCTCGCCACCCTGGCGATGGTATGGAACATCATCTATAACGCGGCGTTCGATCGCCTGTGGCCGGTCGCCCGCTTTCCCCGTCAGCTAAAAGTGCGCGCCCTGCACGCGCTTGGCTTTGAGACCGGATTCGTCATTATCGGCGTCACCATGGTAGCCATTGTGCTGGGCGTCTCGCTGCTGCAGGCGTTTATGCTGGAGATCGGCTTTATGCTCTTCTTCCTGCCCTACACCATGGCATTTAACTGGGTATGGGACACCCTTCGCGAGCGCGTTATTCGTCATCGCCGCCCGCGCCAGGCGGCGCGCGGGTAA
- a CDS encoding LysR family transcriptional regulator: MRYSPEALTAFVEAVDSGSFSAAARRLRKSQSTISTAIANLEADLGVTLFDRATRQPTLTPQGEQVLSYVKAILAASERLDELAVSLSGETEPRLTFVLSDTLHPDVLEDLLVQFDRRFPHTEFECLIGEDEDVIDLLQKSRAQVGLIEARDRYPGDIGSTRLPLQTAMGIYVAPEHPLAAQGKVAWDELHSWRELRLSTFLASATEPARGQVWSAPNYLLLLSMAAQGFGWCILPCALVAEFAPQGRLVALDIPGWPRSISVDLLWNKNAPPGAAGSWLREHLQRR; the protein is encoded by the coding sequence ATGCGTTATTCACCGGAAGCGTTAACCGCCTTTGTAGAGGCGGTCGACAGCGGGTCGTTTTCCGCGGCCGCCCGCCGCCTGCGCAAAAGCCAGTCGACGATCAGTACCGCCATCGCCAACCTGGAGGCCGATCTTGGGGTCACCCTTTTCGATCGGGCAACGCGGCAACCGACGCTGACCCCGCAGGGGGAACAAGTGCTGAGCTATGTCAAAGCGATCCTTGCCGCCAGCGAGCGGCTGGACGAACTGGCAGTGTCGCTGTCCGGCGAGACGGAGCCGCGGCTGACCTTTGTGCTCTCGGATACCTTGCACCCGGACGTGCTGGAAGATCTGCTGGTGCAGTTTGACCGCCGCTTCCCTCATACCGAGTTTGAGTGTTTGATTGGCGAAGACGAAGATGTCATCGATCTCCTGCAAAAATCCCGTGCTCAGGTCGGGCTGATTGAAGCGAGGGATCGCTACCCTGGTGACATCGGCAGCACTCGCCTGCCGCTGCAGACGGCGATGGGCATTTACGTGGCCCCTGAACATCCGCTGGCGGCGCAGGGTAAGGTTGCCTGGGACGAGCTGCACAGCTGGCGCGAGCTGCGTTTAAGCACCTTTCTGGCAAGTGCCACGGAGCCGGCACGTGGCCAGGTCTGGTCGGCGCCGAACTACCTGCTGCTGCTCAGCATGGCGGCGCAGGGATTCGGCTGGTGCATTCTGCCCTGCGCGCTGGTAGCGGAGTTTGCACCACAGGGCAGGCTGGTGGCGCTTGATATTCCCGGCTGGCCGCGCTCGATTTCGGTCGACCTGCTGTGGAATAAGAACGCGCCGCCGGGAGCGGCCGGCAGCTGGCTACGTGAGCATCTGCAGCGGCGTTAA
- a CDS encoding acetyl-CoA C-acetyltransferase — translation MKDVVIVGALRTPIGCFQGALSRHSAVELGSVVVKALVEQTGIDPHSVDEVILGQVLTAGTGQNPARQSAIRGGLPNTVSAITINDVCGSGLKALHLATQAIQCGEADVVIAGGQENMSRAPHVLTDSRTGAQLGNSQLIDSLVHDGLWDAFNDYHMGVTAENLAREYGISRELQDAWALSSQHKARKAIDSGRFRDEIVPVVTEYNGMPRTVDTDEQPRVDASAEGLASLQPTFDRLGSVTAGNASSINDGAAAVMMMSEAKALELGLPILARIRAFASVGVDPALMGIAPVHATRRCLERAGWRLDDVDLIEANEAFAAQAISVGRVLEWDERRVNVNGGAIALGHPIGASGCRILVSLVHEMIKRDARKGLATLCIGGGQGVALAVERA, via the coding sequence ATGAAGGATGTCGTGATCGTCGGGGCGCTGCGAACGCCGATTGGCTGCTTTCAGGGCGCCTTATCGCGCCATTCAGCCGTCGAGCTGGGGAGCGTGGTGGTGAAAGCGCTGGTTGAGCAGACGGGGATCGATCCGCACAGCGTGGATGAGGTGATCCTCGGCCAGGTACTGACCGCCGGTACCGGGCAAAACCCGGCGCGTCAGTCCGCTATTCGCGGTGGGCTGCCTAACACCGTATCGGCGATCACCATTAATGATGTCTGCGGTTCCGGCCTGAAGGCCCTGCACCTCGCCACCCAGGCGATCCAGTGCGGGGAAGCGGACGTGGTGATCGCTGGCGGTCAGGAGAACATGAGTCGCGCTCCGCATGTCCTTACCGATAGCCGCACCGGCGCCCAGCTGGGCAACAGCCAGCTGATTGATAGTCTGGTGCATGACGGCCTGTGGGACGCCTTCAACGATTATCATATGGGCGTCACGGCGGAAAACCTGGCCCGGGAATATGGCATCAGCCGTGAGCTGCAGGATGCCTGGGCGCTCAGCTCGCAGCATAAGGCGCGCAAGGCGATTGATTCCGGGCGCTTTCGTGACGAGATTGTCCCGGTGGTTACAGAGTATAACGGTATGCCACGCACCGTGGATACTGATGAACAACCGCGGGTGGATGCCAGCGCGGAAGGGCTGGCCAGCCTGCAGCCCACCTTCGATCGCCTCGGGTCAGTCACCGCCGGCAATGCCTCCAGCATCAATGATGGCGCAGCGGCGGTGATGATGATGAGTGAAGCCAAAGCCCTTGAACTGGGGCTACCGATCCTCGCGCGGATCCGCGCCTTCGCCAGCGTCGGGGTCGATCCGGCGCTGATGGGCATCGCGCCGGTGCACGCTACCCGCCGCTGTCTGGAGCGGGCCGGCTGGCGACTGGACGACGTCGATCTGATCGAAGCCAATGAGGCCTTCGCTGCTCAGGCTATCTCGGTGGGCCGGGTCCTGGAGTGGGATGAGCGCCGGGTCAACGTCAACGGCGGCGCGATCGCCCTCGGCCATCCCATCGGCGCCTCCGGCTGTCGGATCCTGGTGTCGCTGGTACACGAAATGATCAAGCGCGATGCGCGTAAAGGACTGGCGACGCTGTGTATCGGCGGCGGCCAGGGCGTGGCGCTGGCGGTAGAGCGCGCCTGA
- the ompK26 gene encoding KdgM family porin OmpK26 yields the protein MLKRALVLAALCGMSFAATAVTIDLRHEFIDGGKSDKSNADRVSVSHRFANGLGFTVEAKWRSGGDNGSQPYSDVVGNGHEDTISWRWKATSNLFLTPGFTIESNDSRSIYKPHLHVQYSFDNGFYVAARYRYEYTRYPNDAGKDDDKVNRGDAWAGFVLGDWRTELNYVYARSSEGVNRNDNKPYSQEYNVKVAYKLDNNWSPYGEIGNVGVNDRSDRQTRFRVGVAYSF from the coding sequence ATGTTAAAACGAGCTCTGGTCCTTGCCGCCCTCTGCGGTATGTCTTTTGCGGCAACTGCGGTAACGATAGATTTACGTCATGAATTTATTGATGGCGGAAAGAGCGATAAAAGTAATGCCGACCGCGTCTCCGTTTCCCACCGCTTTGCCAATGGTTTAGGCTTTACCGTCGAGGCCAAGTGGCGTTCAGGTGGCGACAACGGTTCGCAACCCTATTCGGACGTGGTGGGCAATGGCCATGAAGACACCATCAGCTGGCGCTGGAAAGCGACGTCCAACCTGTTCCTCACCCCCGGGTTTACCATAGAGAGCAACGACAGCCGCTCCATCTACAAGCCGCACCTGCACGTACAGTACAGTTTCGACAATGGCTTCTATGTCGCCGCTCGCTATCGCTATGAGTACACCCGCTATCCGAACGATGCCGGCAAAGATGATGACAAGGTGAATCGCGGCGACGCATGGGCTGGATTTGTCCTCGGCGACTGGCGTACCGAGCTGAACTATGTCTATGCCCGCAGCTCGGAAGGGGTGAACCGTAACGACAACAAACCCTACTCGCAGGAATATAACGTGAAGGTGGCCTATAAGCTGGATAACAACTGGTCGCCGTATGGTGAAATCGGCAACGTCGGCGTGAATGACCGCAGCGATCGCCAGACCCGCTTCCGCGTTGGGGTGGCCTACTCATTCTAA
- a CDS encoding oligogalacturonate lyase family protein, whose amino-acid sequence MAKGMRVKLNYHVSHDPDTGAEVTRLTPPEVTCHRNYFYQKCFFNDGSHLLFAGEFDGHWNYYLLNIASAEAVQLTEGAGDNTFGGFLSPDDKSLYYVKNDRTLLEVNLTTLAEREVYRVSDDWVGYGTWVANSDCSKLVGIEIAKRDWTPLNDWQIFHDFFHKGPHCRLLRVDLRSGESQVIHEEKIWLGHPIYRPFDDHTVAFCHEGPHDLVDARMWLVNEDGSHVRKVKAHAPGESCTHEFWVPDGSALIYVSYLKGQQGRTIYRFDPESGVNEALMTMPACSHLMSNFDGTLLVGDGSGTPVDVKDTGSYSIDNDPWLYVFNVAQKRYFRVARHDTSWATVANSRQVTHPHPSFTPDDSAILFSSDKDGKPAIYIAKLPEHPSMLNA is encoded by the coding sequence ATGGCTAAAGGCATGCGGGTCAAACTGAATTATCACGTCAGCCACGATCCGGATACCGGGGCGGAAGTTACCCGCTTAACCCCTCCGGAGGTCACCTGTCATCGCAACTACTTCTATCAGAAGTGCTTTTTTAACGATGGCAGCCATTTACTGTTCGCCGGCGAGTTTGACGGCCACTGGAACTACTATCTGCTGAATATCGCCAGCGCCGAGGCCGTCCAGCTGACGGAAGGCGCCGGGGATAACACCTTCGGCGGCTTCCTCTCCCCGGATGATAAGTCGCTCTATTATGTGAAAAATGACCGCACCCTGCTGGAAGTCAACCTCACCACCCTCGCCGAACGTGAAGTCTACCGCGTCAGCGATGACTGGGTCGGGTATGGCACCTGGGTGGCAAACAGCGATTGCAGCAAACTGGTGGGCATTGAGATTGCGAAACGCGACTGGACGCCGCTCAACGACTGGCAGATTTTCCATGACTTCTTCCATAAAGGACCGCACTGCCGCCTGCTGCGCGTCGATCTGCGCAGCGGTGAAAGCCAGGTGATCCATGAGGAAAAAATCTGGCTGGGACACCCGATCTATCGTCCCTTCGACGACCATACCGTCGCCTTCTGCCATGAAGGGCCGCACGATCTGGTGGACGCCCGCATGTGGCTGGTCAACGAGGATGGCAGCCATGTTCGCAAAGTCAAAGCGCATGCCCCGGGCGAAAGCTGCACCCATGAATTCTGGGTACCGGACGGTTCGGCGCTGATCTATGTCTCCTATCTGAAAGGCCAGCAGGGGCGAACCATCTATCGCTTCGATCCTGAAAGCGGCGTCAACGAAGCCCTGATGACCATGCCGGCCTGCTCGCATCTGATGAGCAATTTCGACGGCACGCTGCTGGTGGGCGATGGCTCAGGCACGCCGGTGGATGTCAAAGACACCGGCAGCTATTCCATTGATAACGATCCCTGGCTGTATGTCTTTAACGTGGCGCAAAAGCGCTATTTCCGCGTCGCGCGCCATGATACCTCATGGGCGACGGTGGCCAACAGCCGCCAGGTGACGCACCCGCACCCCTCGTTTACCCCGGACGACAGCGCCATTTTGTTCAGCTCCGATAAAGACGGTAAGCCGGCCATCTATATCGCGAAATTACCCGAGCATCCGTCAATGCTGAACGCCTGA